One genomic window of Osmia bicornis bicornis chromosome 3, iOsmBic2.1, whole genome shotgun sequence includes the following:
- the LOC114877802 gene encoding xaa-Pro aminopeptidase ApepP-like isoform X1: protein MKGSIQWLLVSIYALGMTDAYYLQNEIMDPPLNYNGAKRSHCPAVIHKQPANRQDTSLRLKQLRSEMSRVASVQGPPLDGYIVTSDDAHQTVNIVNHGREGPVESASLDPRDMRREFITGFYGSAGEAVITLDKAVLWTDGRYHIQADHQLDCNWILMKRGRGEVPSITEWLKHQFQSRAIARIGADPTLVSAIDWEMWEDELANSSVRLIPVHNNLVDLIWQIGRPNYNTHPAYPLQDKYSGRAWQDKVQSVRDEMEISGADALVLTALDEIAWLFNIRGYDLPNTPVLRAYAVITLRSIHLFAPRHKIPMSVDVHLKMDVCTHANCVKWHNYTSIWYDLRTMSQAWNIVWLPTRCAYSPGASMEIFNSIPPEKRLPKPSPVLSLRAEKNEVEAEGMRRSHLRDGIAMCDFLAYMEEQYELNSDGWDEMQVARLANEFRYEQDKNKGISFPTIAGYGPHAAIPHYEPNNLTNIKIGTTSTLVVDSGGQYLDGTTDITRTLHFGTPTEEQRKAYTRVLIGAIQLSSLIFPNSLKSNQLDIVARAPLWNVGYDYLHGTGHGIGHFLSVHESPIGVSYMQVPSSDKVCGPVELKPGFFLSNEPGYYKEGDFGVRLENVLETVEAGKSKNSETFLKFRDITLVPYEPKLIDISMLNPSHRRWLNNYNRRIREEVGIELKRRLKMNAFDWMLKKTATIPELSPVDEGLFFGHSHSTPSTFKQFHVLVVIVFIYHMLFSIRS, encoded by the exons GTATGACAGATGCATACTAtcttcaaaatgaaattatggaCCCACCGCTCAACTACAATGGAGCAAAACGGTCCCACTGTCCAGCAGTGATACACAAACAACCCGCCAACAGACAAGACACTTCATTAAGGTTAAAACAATTAAGATCGGAAATGAGTCGAGTAGCTTCCGTTCAAGGACCACCTCTTGATGGCTACATCGTTACTTCCGATGATGCACATCAG ACAGTGAACATCGTTAATCATGGCCGAGAGGGCCCGGTGGAG AGCGCTTCATTGGATCCCCGTGATATGAGGCGAGAATTCATCACTGGATTCTACGGTAGTGCCGGAGAAGCTGTCATTACCTTGGACAAAGCTGTACTTTGGACTGATGGGAGGTATCATATTCAGGCAGACCATCAGCTTGACTGCAATTGGATACTGATGAAACGTGGCAGAGGAGAA GTCCCTTCCATAACGGAATGGTTGAAGCACCAGTTTCAAAGTCGTGCGATCGCGCGTATTGGCGCTGATCCAACGCTCGTCTCTGCCATCGACTGGGAAATGTGGGAAGATGAATTAG CAAATTCGTCCGTGAGATTGATTCCTGTCCATAACAACCTGGTGGACTTGATCTGGCAGATCGGTCGACCGAATTACAATACACATCCGGCGTATCCGTTGCAAGACAAGTATTCCGGAAGAGCCTGGCAGGACAAGGTTCAATCAGTTCGggatgaaatggaaatttctGGAGCCGATGCACTGGTCCTTACCGCTCTCGACGAGATAGCATGGCTTTTCAATATCCGTGGATACGATTTGCCGAACACCCCTGTTCTTAGAGCTTATGCGGTTATCACATTGAGATCGATACATTTGTTCGCGCCGAGGCATAAGATCCCAATGTCTGTTGATGTACATTTGAAGATGGATGTATGCACCCACGCGAATTGCGTGAA ATGGCATAATTACACGTCCATTTGGTACGATTTGCGAACCATGTCCCAAGCCTGGAACATAGTATGGCTGCCAACACGATGTGCCTATAGTCCAGGTGCTTCCatggaaatatttaattct ATCCCACCGGAAAAACGATTACCAAAACCATCCCCGGTATTAAGTCTACGAGCCGAAAAGAACGAGGTCGAAGCTGAAGGGATGAGAAGATCTCACCTAAGGGATGGAATAGCGATGTGCGATTTTCTCGCTTACATGGAGGAACAATACGAATTGAATTCGGATGGTTGGGATGAAATGCAGGTAGCCAGACTGGCGAATGAGTTTCGTTACGAACAAGACAAAAATAAAGGCATATCTTTCCCAACCATTGCTGGATATGGACCTCATGCTGCCATCCCTCATTATGAACCCAACAATCTcactaatattaaaattggaacAACGTCCACGTTGGTGGTGGATTCTGGAGGACAGTATCTAG ATGGGACGACGGATATCACGAGGACTCTCCATTTTGGTACACCAACGGAGGAACAGAGAAAGGCATACACAAGGGTGTTAATTGGTGCAATACAATTGTCGTCTTTGATTTTTCCAAACAGCTTGAAGTCTAATCAATTGGACATTGTTGCAAGAGCACCATTGTGGAACGTTGGATACGACTACCTGCATGGAACTGGTCATGGGATAGGACACTTCCTGTCTGTCCATGAAT CACCCATTGGTGTGTCCTACATGCAAGTTCCATCATCAGATAAAGTGTGTGGACCAGTGGAATTGAAACCAGGATTCTTCTTGTCTAATGAGCCAGGATACTACAAAGAAGGAGATTTCGGTGTGCGTTTAGAAAATGTCCTCGAAACTGTGGAAGCAGGCAAATCA AAGAACTCtgaaacttttttaaaatttagagACATCACCCTGGTTCCATATGAGCCAAAATTAATTGACATTAGTATGTTAAACCCATCTCAT AGACGAtggttaaataattataatcgtCGAATTAGAGAGGAAGTTGGTATAGAATTAAAAAGGCGATTAAAAATGAATGCCTTCGATTGGATGCTGAAGAAAACTGCAACCATTCCAGAGTTGAGTCCGGTCGATGAAGGACTGTTTTTCGGCCATTCTCATTCAACTCCTTCCACTTTTAAACAGTTCCATGTATTAGTTGTTATTGTTTTCATTTATCATATGTTATTTA GTATACGGAGTTAA
- the LOC114877802 gene encoding xaa-Pro aminopeptidase ApepP-like isoform X2 yields MKGSIQWLLVSIYALGMTDAYYLQNEIMDPPLNYNGAKRSHCPAVIHKQPANRQDTSLRLKQLRSEMSRVASVQGPPLDGYIVTSDDAHQTVNIVNHGREGPVESASLDPRDMRREFITGFYGSAGEAVITLDKAVLWTDGRYHIQADHQLDCNWILMKRGRGEVPSITEWLKHQFQSRAIARIGADPTLVSAIDWEMWEDELANSSVRLIPVHNNLVDLIWQIGRPNYNTHPAYPLQDKYSGRAWQDKVQSVRDEMEISGADALVLTALDEIAWLFNIRGYDLPNTPVLRAYAVITLRSIHLFAPRHKIPMSVDVHLKMDVCTHANCVKWHNYTSIWYDLRTMSQAWNIVWLPTRCAYSPGASMEIFNSIPPEKRLPKPSPVLSLRAEKNEVEAEGMRRSHLRDGIAMCDFLAYMEEQYELNSDGWDEMQVARLANEFRYEQDKNKGISFPTIAGYGPHAAIPHYEPNNLTNIKIGTTSTLVVDSGGQYLDGTTDITRTLHFGTPTEEQRKAYTRVLIGAIQLSSLIFPNSLKSNQLDIVARAPLWNVGYDYLHGTGHGIGHFLSVHESPIGVSYMQVPSSDKVCGPVELKPGFFLSNEPGYYKEGDFGVRLENVLETVEAGKSNSETFLKFRDITLVPYEPKLIDISMLNPSHRRWLNNYNRRIREEVGIELKRRLKMNAFDWMLKKTATIPELSPVDEGLFFGHSHSTPSTFKQFHVLVVIVFIYHMLFSIRS; encoded by the exons GTATGACAGATGCATACTAtcttcaaaatgaaattatggaCCCACCGCTCAACTACAATGGAGCAAAACGGTCCCACTGTCCAGCAGTGATACACAAACAACCCGCCAACAGACAAGACACTTCATTAAGGTTAAAACAATTAAGATCGGAAATGAGTCGAGTAGCTTCCGTTCAAGGACCACCTCTTGATGGCTACATCGTTACTTCCGATGATGCACATCAG ACAGTGAACATCGTTAATCATGGCCGAGAGGGCCCGGTGGAG AGCGCTTCATTGGATCCCCGTGATATGAGGCGAGAATTCATCACTGGATTCTACGGTAGTGCCGGAGAAGCTGTCATTACCTTGGACAAAGCTGTACTTTGGACTGATGGGAGGTATCATATTCAGGCAGACCATCAGCTTGACTGCAATTGGATACTGATGAAACGTGGCAGAGGAGAA GTCCCTTCCATAACGGAATGGTTGAAGCACCAGTTTCAAAGTCGTGCGATCGCGCGTATTGGCGCTGATCCAACGCTCGTCTCTGCCATCGACTGGGAAATGTGGGAAGATGAATTAG CAAATTCGTCCGTGAGATTGATTCCTGTCCATAACAACCTGGTGGACTTGATCTGGCAGATCGGTCGACCGAATTACAATACACATCCGGCGTATCCGTTGCAAGACAAGTATTCCGGAAGAGCCTGGCAGGACAAGGTTCAATCAGTTCGggatgaaatggaaatttctGGAGCCGATGCACTGGTCCTTACCGCTCTCGACGAGATAGCATGGCTTTTCAATATCCGTGGATACGATTTGCCGAACACCCCTGTTCTTAGAGCTTATGCGGTTATCACATTGAGATCGATACATTTGTTCGCGCCGAGGCATAAGATCCCAATGTCTGTTGATGTACATTTGAAGATGGATGTATGCACCCACGCGAATTGCGTGAA ATGGCATAATTACACGTCCATTTGGTACGATTTGCGAACCATGTCCCAAGCCTGGAACATAGTATGGCTGCCAACACGATGTGCCTATAGTCCAGGTGCTTCCatggaaatatttaattct ATCCCACCGGAAAAACGATTACCAAAACCATCCCCGGTATTAAGTCTACGAGCCGAAAAGAACGAGGTCGAAGCTGAAGGGATGAGAAGATCTCACCTAAGGGATGGAATAGCGATGTGCGATTTTCTCGCTTACATGGAGGAACAATACGAATTGAATTCGGATGGTTGGGATGAAATGCAGGTAGCCAGACTGGCGAATGAGTTTCGTTACGAACAAGACAAAAATAAAGGCATATCTTTCCCAACCATTGCTGGATATGGACCTCATGCTGCCATCCCTCATTATGAACCCAACAATCTcactaatattaaaattggaacAACGTCCACGTTGGTGGTGGATTCTGGAGGACAGTATCTAG ATGGGACGACGGATATCACGAGGACTCTCCATTTTGGTACACCAACGGAGGAACAGAGAAAGGCATACACAAGGGTGTTAATTGGTGCAATACAATTGTCGTCTTTGATTTTTCCAAACAGCTTGAAGTCTAATCAATTGGACATTGTTGCAAGAGCACCATTGTGGAACGTTGGATACGACTACCTGCATGGAACTGGTCATGGGATAGGACACTTCCTGTCTGTCCATGAAT CACCCATTGGTGTGTCCTACATGCAAGTTCCATCATCAGATAAAGTGTGTGGACCAGTGGAATTGAAACCAGGATTCTTCTTGTCTAATGAGCCAGGATACTACAAAGAAGGAGATTTCGGTGTGCGTTTAGAAAATGTCCTCGAAACTGTGGAAGCAGGCAAATCA AACTCtgaaacttttttaaaatttagagACATCACCCTGGTTCCATATGAGCCAAAATTAATTGACATTAGTATGTTAAACCCATCTCAT AGACGAtggttaaataattataatcgtCGAATTAGAGAGGAAGTTGGTATAGAATTAAAAAGGCGATTAAAAATGAATGCCTTCGATTGGATGCTGAAGAAAACTGCAACCATTCCAGAGTTGAGTCCGGTCGATGAAGGACTGTTTTTCGGCCATTCTCATTCAACTCCTTCCACTTTTAAACAGTTCCATGTATTAGTTGTTATTGTTTTCATTTATCATATGTTATTTA GTATACGGAGTTAA
- the LOC114877802 gene encoding xaa-Pro aminopeptidase ApepP-like isoform X4 has product MKGSIQWLLVSIYALGMTDAYYLQNEIMDPPLNYNGAKRSHCPAVIHKQPANRQDTSLRLKQLRSEMSRVASVQGPPLDGYIVTSDDAHQSASLDPRDMRREFITGFYGSAGEAVITLDKAVLWTDGRYHIQADHQLDCNWILMKRGRGEVPSITEWLKHQFQSRAIARIGADPTLVSAIDWEMWEDELANSSVRLIPVHNNLVDLIWQIGRPNYNTHPAYPLQDKYSGRAWQDKVQSVRDEMEISGADALVLTALDEIAWLFNIRGYDLPNTPVLRAYAVITLRSIHLFAPRHKIPMSVDVHLKMDVCTHANCVKWHNYTSIWYDLRTMSQAWNIVWLPTRCAYSPGASMEIFNSIPPEKRLPKPSPVLSLRAEKNEVEAEGMRRSHLRDGIAMCDFLAYMEEQYELNSDGWDEMQVARLANEFRYEQDKNKGISFPTIAGYGPHAAIPHYEPNNLTNIKIGTTSTLVVDSGGQYLDGTTDITRTLHFGTPTEEQRKAYTRVLIGAIQLSSLIFPNSLKSNQLDIVARAPLWNVGYDYLHGTGHGIGHFLSVHESPIGVSYMQVPSSDKVCGPVELKPGFFLSNEPGYYKEGDFGVRLENVLETVEAGKSKNSETFLKFRDITLVPYEPKLIDISMLNPSHRRWLNNYNRRIREEVGIELKRRLKMNAFDWMLKKTATIPELSPVDEGLFFGHSHSTPSTFKQFHVLVVIVFIYHMLFSIRS; this is encoded by the exons GTATGACAGATGCATACTAtcttcaaaatgaaattatggaCCCACCGCTCAACTACAATGGAGCAAAACGGTCCCACTGTCCAGCAGTGATACACAAACAACCCGCCAACAGACAAGACACTTCATTAAGGTTAAAACAATTAAGATCGGAAATGAGTCGAGTAGCTTCCGTTCAAGGACCACCTCTTGATGGCTACATCGTTACTTCCGATGATGCACATCAG AGCGCTTCATTGGATCCCCGTGATATGAGGCGAGAATTCATCACTGGATTCTACGGTAGTGCCGGAGAAGCTGTCATTACCTTGGACAAAGCTGTACTTTGGACTGATGGGAGGTATCATATTCAGGCAGACCATCAGCTTGACTGCAATTGGATACTGATGAAACGTGGCAGAGGAGAA GTCCCTTCCATAACGGAATGGTTGAAGCACCAGTTTCAAAGTCGTGCGATCGCGCGTATTGGCGCTGATCCAACGCTCGTCTCTGCCATCGACTGGGAAATGTGGGAAGATGAATTAG CAAATTCGTCCGTGAGATTGATTCCTGTCCATAACAACCTGGTGGACTTGATCTGGCAGATCGGTCGACCGAATTACAATACACATCCGGCGTATCCGTTGCAAGACAAGTATTCCGGAAGAGCCTGGCAGGACAAGGTTCAATCAGTTCGggatgaaatggaaatttctGGAGCCGATGCACTGGTCCTTACCGCTCTCGACGAGATAGCATGGCTTTTCAATATCCGTGGATACGATTTGCCGAACACCCCTGTTCTTAGAGCTTATGCGGTTATCACATTGAGATCGATACATTTGTTCGCGCCGAGGCATAAGATCCCAATGTCTGTTGATGTACATTTGAAGATGGATGTATGCACCCACGCGAATTGCGTGAA ATGGCATAATTACACGTCCATTTGGTACGATTTGCGAACCATGTCCCAAGCCTGGAACATAGTATGGCTGCCAACACGATGTGCCTATAGTCCAGGTGCTTCCatggaaatatttaattct ATCCCACCGGAAAAACGATTACCAAAACCATCCCCGGTATTAAGTCTACGAGCCGAAAAGAACGAGGTCGAAGCTGAAGGGATGAGAAGATCTCACCTAAGGGATGGAATAGCGATGTGCGATTTTCTCGCTTACATGGAGGAACAATACGAATTGAATTCGGATGGTTGGGATGAAATGCAGGTAGCCAGACTGGCGAATGAGTTTCGTTACGAACAAGACAAAAATAAAGGCATATCTTTCCCAACCATTGCTGGATATGGACCTCATGCTGCCATCCCTCATTATGAACCCAACAATCTcactaatattaaaattggaacAACGTCCACGTTGGTGGTGGATTCTGGAGGACAGTATCTAG ATGGGACGACGGATATCACGAGGACTCTCCATTTTGGTACACCAACGGAGGAACAGAGAAAGGCATACACAAGGGTGTTAATTGGTGCAATACAATTGTCGTCTTTGATTTTTCCAAACAGCTTGAAGTCTAATCAATTGGACATTGTTGCAAGAGCACCATTGTGGAACGTTGGATACGACTACCTGCATGGAACTGGTCATGGGATAGGACACTTCCTGTCTGTCCATGAAT CACCCATTGGTGTGTCCTACATGCAAGTTCCATCATCAGATAAAGTGTGTGGACCAGTGGAATTGAAACCAGGATTCTTCTTGTCTAATGAGCCAGGATACTACAAAGAAGGAGATTTCGGTGTGCGTTTAGAAAATGTCCTCGAAACTGTGGAAGCAGGCAAATCA AAGAACTCtgaaacttttttaaaatttagagACATCACCCTGGTTCCATATGAGCCAAAATTAATTGACATTAGTATGTTAAACCCATCTCAT AGACGAtggttaaataattataatcgtCGAATTAGAGAGGAAGTTGGTATAGAATTAAAAAGGCGATTAAAAATGAATGCCTTCGATTGGATGCTGAAGAAAACTGCAACCATTCCAGAGTTGAGTCCGGTCGATGAAGGACTGTTTTTCGGCCATTCTCATTCAACTCCTTCCACTTTTAAACAGTTCCATGTATTAGTTGTTATTGTTTTCATTTATCATATGTTATTTA GTATACGGAGTTAA
- the LOC114877802 gene encoding xaa-Pro aminopeptidase ApepP-like isoform X3, whose amino-acid sequence MAHINRGMTDAYYLQNEIMDPPLNYNGAKRSHCPAVIHKQPANRQDTSLRLKQLRSEMSRVASVQGPPLDGYIVTSDDAHQTVNIVNHGREGPVESASLDPRDMRREFITGFYGSAGEAVITLDKAVLWTDGRYHIQADHQLDCNWILMKRGRGEVPSITEWLKHQFQSRAIARIGADPTLVSAIDWEMWEDELANSSVRLIPVHNNLVDLIWQIGRPNYNTHPAYPLQDKYSGRAWQDKVQSVRDEMEISGADALVLTALDEIAWLFNIRGYDLPNTPVLRAYAVITLRSIHLFAPRHKIPMSVDVHLKMDVCTHANCVKWHNYTSIWYDLRTMSQAWNIVWLPTRCAYSPGASMEIFNSIPPEKRLPKPSPVLSLRAEKNEVEAEGMRRSHLRDGIAMCDFLAYMEEQYELNSDGWDEMQVARLANEFRYEQDKNKGISFPTIAGYGPHAAIPHYEPNNLTNIKIGTTSTLVVDSGGQYLDGTTDITRTLHFGTPTEEQRKAYTRVLIGAIQLSSLIFPNSLKSNQLDIVARAPLWNVGYDYLHGTGHGIGHFLSVHESPIGVSYMQVPSSDKVCGPVELKPGFFLSNEPGYYKEGDFGVRLENVLETVEAGKSKNSETFLKFRDITLVPYEPKLIDISMLNPSHRRWLNNYNRRIREEVGIELKRRLKMNAFDWMLKKTATIPELSPVDEGLFFGHSHSTPSTFKQFHVLVVIVFIYHMLFSIRS is encoded by the exons GTATGACAGATGCATACTAtcttcaaaatgaaattatggaCCCACCGCTCAACTACAATGGAGCAAAACGGTCCCACTGTCCAGCAGTGATACACAAACAACCCGCCAACAGACAAGACACTTCATTAAGGTTAAAACAATTAAGATCGGAAATGAGTCGAGTAGCTTCCGTTCAAGGACCACCTCTTGATGGCTACATCGTTACTTCCGATGATGCACATCAG ACAGTGAACATCGTTAATCATGGCCGAGAGGGCCCGGTGGAG AGCGCTTCATTGGATCCCCGTGATATGAGGCGAGAATTCATCACTGGATTCTACGGTAGTGCCGGAGAAGCTGTCATTACCTTGGACAAAGCTGTACTTTGGACTGATGGGAGGTATCATATTCAGGCAGACCATCAGCTTGACTGCAATTGGATACTGATGAAACGTGGCAGAGGAGAA GTCCCTTCCATAACGGAATGGTTGAAGCACCAGTTTCAAAGTCGTGCGATCGCGCGTATTGGCGCTGATCCAACGCTCGTCTCTGCCATCGACTGGGAAATGTGGGAAGATGAATTAG CAAATTCGTCCGTGAGATTGATTCCTGTCCATAACAACCTGGTGGACTTGATCTGGCAGATCGGTCGACCGAATTACAATACACATCCGGCGTATCCGTTGCAAGACAAGTATTCCGGAAGAGCCTGGCAGGACAAGGTTCAATCAGTTCGggatgaaatggaaatttctGGAGCCGATGCACTGGTCCTTACCGCTCTCGACGAGATAGCATGGCTTTTCAATATCCGTGGATACGATTTGCCGAACACCCCTGTTCTTAGAGCTTATGCGGTTATCACATTGAGATCGATACATTTGTTCGCGCCGAGGCATAAGATCCCAATGTCTGTTGATGTACATTTGAAGATGGATGTATGCACCCACGCGAATTGCGTGAA ATGGCATAATTACACGTCCATTTGGTACGATTTGCGAACCATGTCCCAAGCCTGGAACATAGTATGGCTGCCAACACGATGTGCCTATAGTCCAGGTGCTTCCatggaaatatttaattct ATCCCACCGGAAAAACGATTACCAAAACCATCCCCGGTATTAAGTCTACGAGCCGAAAAGAACGAGGTCGAAGCTGAAGGGATGAGAAGATCTCACCTAAGGGATGGAATAGCGATGTGCGATTTTCTCGCTTACATGGAGGAACAATACGAATTGAATTCGGATGGTTGGGATGAAATGCAGGTAGCCAGACTGGCGAATGAGTTTCGTTACGAACAAGACAAAAATAAAGGCATATCTTTCCCAACCATTGCTGGATATGGACCTCATGCTGCCATCCCTCATTATGAACCCAACAATCTcactaatattaaaattggaacAACGTCCACGTTGGTGGTGGATTCTGGAGGACAGTATCTAG ATGGGACGACGGATATCACGAGGACTCTCCATTTTGGTACACCAACGGAGGAACAGAGAAAGGCATACACAAGGGTGTTAATTGGTGCAATACAATTGTCGTCTTTGATTTTTCCAAACAGCTTGAAGTCTAATCAATTGGACATTGTTGCAAGAGCACCATTGTGGAACGTTGGATACGACTACCTGCATGGAACTGGTCATGGGATAGGACACTTCCTGTCTGTCCATGAAT CACCCATTGGTGTGTCCTACATGCAAGTTCCATCATCAGATAAAGTGTGTGGACCAGTGGAATTGAAACCAGGATTCTTCTTGTCTAATGAGCCAGGATACTACAAAGAAGGAGATTTCGGTGTGCGTTTAGAAAATGTCCTCGAAACTGTGGAAGCAGGCAAATCA AAGAACTCtgaaacttttttaaaatttagagACATCACCCTGGTTCCATATGAGCCAAAATTAATTGACATTAGTATGTTAAACCCATCTCAT AGACGAtggttaaataattataatcgtCGAATTAGAGAGGAAGTTGGTATAGAATTAAAAAGGCGATTAAAAATGAATGCCTTCGATTGGATGCTGAAGAAAACTGCAACCATTCCAGAGTTGAGTCCGGTCGATGAAGGACTGTTTTTCGGCCATTCTCATTCAACTCCTTCCACTTTTAAACAGTTCCATGTATTAGTTGTTATTGTTTTCATTTATCATATGTTATTTA GTATACGGAGTTAA
- the LOC114877802 gene encoding xaa-Pro aminopeptidase 2-like isoform X5 — MGEMGMGLSEWFHYIKISKLKIFYFGEMKIRNRKERNIWECMVPSITEWLKHQFQSRAIARIGADPTLVSAIDWEMWEDELANSSVRLIPVHNNLVDLIWQIGRPNYNTHPAYPLQDKYSGRAWQDKVQSVRDEMEISGADALVLTALDEIAWLFNIRGYDLPNTPVLRAYAVITLRSIHLFAPRHKIPMSVDVHLKMDVCTHANCVKWHNYTSIWYDLRTMSQAWNIVWLPTRCAYSPGASMEIFNSIPPEKRLPKPSPVLSLRAEKNEVEAEGMRRSHLRDGIAMCDFLAYMEEQYELNSDGWDEMQVARLANEFRYEQDKNKGISFPTIAGYGPHAAIPHYEPNNLTNIKIGTTSTLVVDSGGQYLDGTTDITRTLHFGTPTEEQRKAYTRVLIGAIQLSSLIFPNSLKSNQLDIVARAPLWNVGYDYLHGTGHGIGHFLSVHESPIGVSYMQVPSSDKVCGPVELKPGFFLSNEPGYYKEGDFGVRLENVLETVEAGKSKNSETFLKFRDITLVPYEPKLIDISMLNPSHRRWLNNYNRRIREEVGIELKRRLKMNAFDWMLKKTATIPELSPVDEGLFFGHSHSTPSTFKQFHVLVVIVFIYHMLFSIRS, encoded by the exons ATGGGGGAGATGGGAATGGGGCTTTCTGAGTGGTttcattatataaaaatatcaaaattaaaaatattttattttggagaaatgaaaataagaaatcGAAAAGAGAGAAACATATGGGAATGCATg GTCCCTTCCATAACGGAATGGTTGAAGCACCAGTTTCAAAGTCGTGCGATCGCGCGTATTGGCGCTGATCCAACGCTCGTCTCTGCCATCGACTGGGAAATGTGGGAAGATGAATTAG CAAATTCGTCCGTGAGATTGATTCCTGTCCATAACAACCTGGTGGACTTGATCTGGCAGATCGGTCGACCGAATTACAATACACATCCGGCGTATCCGTTGCAAGACAAGTATTCCGGAAGAGCCTGGCAGGACAAGGTTCAATCAGTTCGggatgaaatggaaatttctGGAGCCGATGCACTGGTCCTTACCGCTCTCGACGAGATAGCATGGCTTTTCAATATCCGTGGATACGATTTGCCGAACACCCCTGTTCTTAGAGCTTATGCGGTTATCACATTGAGATCGATACATTTGTTCGCGCCGAGGCATAAGATCCCAATGTCTGTTGATGTACATTTGAAGATGGATGTATGCACCCACGCGAATTGCGTGAA ATGGCATAATTACACGTCCATTTGGTACGATTTGCGAACCATGTCCCAAGCCTGGAACATAGTATGGCTGCCAACACGATGTGCCTATAGTCCAGGTGCTTCCatggaaatatttaattct ATCCCACCGGAAAAACGATTACCAAAACCATCCCCGGTATTAAGTCTACGAGCCGAAAAGAACGAGGTCGAAGCTGAAGGGATGAGAAGATCTCACCTAAGGGATGGAATAGCGATGTGCGATTTTCTCGCTTACATGGAGGAACAATACGAATTGAATTCGGATGGTTGGGATGAAATGCAGGTAGCCAGACTGGCGAATGAGTTTCGTTACGAACAAGACAAAAATAAAGGCATATCTTTCCCAACCATTGCTGGATATGGACCTCATGCTGCCATCCCTCATTATGAACCCAACAATCTcactaatattaaaattggaacAACGTCCACGTTGGTGGTGGATTCTGGAGGACAGTATCTAG ATGGGACGACGGATATCACGAGGACTCTCCATTTTGGTACACCAACGGAGGAACAGAGAAAGGCATACACAAGGGTGTTAATTGGTGCAATACAATTGTCGTCTTTGATTTTTCCAAACAGCTTGAAGTCTAATCAATTGGACATTGTTGCAAGAGCACCATTGTGGAACGTTGGATACGACTACCTGCATGGAACTGGTCATGGGATAGGACACTTCCTGTCTGTCCATGAAT CACCCATTGGTGTGTCCTACATGCAAGTTCCATCATCAGATAAAGTGTGTGGACCAGTGGAATTGAAACCAGGATTCTTCTTGTCTAATGAGCCAGGATACTACAAAGAAGGAGATTTCGGTGTGCGTTTAGAAAATGTCCTCGAAACTGTGGAAGCAGGCAAATCA AAGAACTCtgaaacttttttaaaatttagagACATCACCCTGGTTCCATATGAGCCAAAATTAATTGACATTAGTATGTTAAACCCATCTCAT AGACGAtggttaaataattataatcgtCGAATTAGAGAGGAAGTTGGTATAGAATTAAAAAGGCGATTAAAAATGAATGCCTTCGATTGGATGCTGAAGAAAACTGCAACCATTCCAGAGTTGAGTCCGGTCGATGAAGGACTGTTTTTCGGCCATTCTCATTCAACTCCTTCCACTTTTAAACAGTTCCATGTATTAGTTGTTATTGTTTTCATTTATCATATGTTATTTA GTATACGGAGTTAA